The following proteins come from a genomic window of Yinghuangia sp. ASG 101:
- a CDS encoding TetR/AcrR family transcriptional regulator, with translation MPAPRRTRLTPDQRRAQLLRLGRELLATRTLDELSVDELAERAGISRGLMFHYFKSKQGFQRAVVEAACADFLERTAPDTALEPFVRLRAVLGAFVDYVLDHRATYVSLVRGAASADATVRELVDGARGTQAARLLAGCAEFGLDDSPTLRAAARAWVVFAEETVIAWQDPEEDRGRLAEFLERTLMAVLACVDPAAETLSRA, from the coding sequence ATGCCCGCACCGCGACGTACCCGTCTGACGCCCGATCAGCGACGCGCGCAATTGCTGCGTCTGGGACGCGAACTGCTCGCGACGCGCACGCTCGACGAACTCTCCGTCGACGAACTCGCCGAGCGGGCGGGGATCTCGCGCGGCCTGATGTTCCACTACTTCAAGTCCAAGCAGGGTTTCCAGCGGGCCGTCGTCGAAGCCGCCTGCGCGGACTTCCTGGAGCGCACGGCTCCGGACACCGCGCTCGAACCGTTCGTGCGCCTGCGCGCCGTGCTCGGCGCGTTCGTCGACTACGTGCTCGACCACCGGGCGACGTACGTGTCCCTCGTGCGCGGCGCGGCGAGCGCGGACGCGACCGTGCGCGAGTTGGTCGACGGCGCCCGCGGCACCCAGGCGGCCCGCCTCCTCGCCGGCTGCGCGGAGTTCGGGCTCGACGACTCCCCGACGCTGCGCGCCGCCGCCCGCGCGTGGGTGGTGTTCGCGGAGGAGACCGTCATCGCGTGGCAGGACCCCGAGGAGGACCGCGGCAGGCTCGCCGAGTTCCTCGAACGCACGCTCATGGCCGTGCTCGCCTGCGTCGATCCGGCCGCGGAGACGCTGTCGCGCGCCTGA